The genomic region GGATCTTGAGACTACTGGTGGGACTCGTTCAGTGCTGTTGACTGACTACCAGATATGATAGGCTCACTGCTTTTATAGAGAACTCAGATAGTGGAGAATGCAAGATTGACGTCCGTATATTGTCACCTGGACACTTTTATTTCTGGTTATGGAGAGCATAAGGTCTGTAGAACAATCTGGGCGGAGTTAGTATAGCAGtgttaaataaaacagtgaaacagACGTGGTTATATGTAGATGTTGgacaatattatgtatacaagtaGAATTATCTGGTCATTAACTAAACTCTGAATGTTAACGATAATGTTTTGCCATTAGTTTCTCATGCTATTGTTCCTGTGATTTGAAATATGGAATTTACGAGCTTTATTATCAACAACATTCACAATATTGATATTTCAGTGGTACTTAAAGATATTGTTCTATTGCACTATACTTGTGAGGGTATTCTTCAACCACTTACGTAATttaatagaaattattattttgttcttagaATCTTCTAAAAATCCTTCATATGATACATAAGATATTGcatttgtgtataaattaaatatttctaaacttgctcttttaattattaattaatatttttattaacattcattataatgtaaaaatattaatggaatattttcttattcaaaaCTATAAACAACTACAAATCTatcttaaagatatatatatgttttacattttcttggACAGTGAAAAATTTCTATTAAACTAGAAATTTTTTCTGATGTAAGCCTTTCTTGGAATATGATACTTTTAAAGAATAATAcatattgatatattaaaacttaataagTACTTTAGTGTTACTTATATtcgaaagttttaaaaattgcttCTCAATAAAACctcaataaaatactttaaaataacaggatgtattcaaatattacaatttaatgaATATAGTAGTGTTAATTAAAATGGAAAGTATCAAAATTTGTTATTGTAACTAAATGTTCtaataataagttatttcaatGACACTATGACTCTTTCTGTCTCACACCACATTGTAGCTCCGAGTAAAGTACATCACAGAGCGACtattataacagtataatatCAAGTTTCGGTGCTATACAAGaatagtaaaatttattaaaaaaagcaaaatttcttTCACTCACTTTGAATAGTGATATCTGTTGACTTAGATACATTAACTTTCTTCAGACAcagtcataaaataaattaaaactttttgttatccacgagttaatattttatatatatcaatgAGTTGTGGAAGAGTATTAGAATAATGAAAGTTGGTTAATGTTTGTCCAATGTTTAAAGAAGGTGATAAACATTGTTCAAGAAATTATATGTCAGTTAAACTTACACCTGTAATTTAAATAGTGTGGTTGAAGATGCGCTTAAAGCAGTTTGATATAGTGTCAAAGAACCAGCGTGGTTCACTATGGAAAGTCTTGTTTATCAAATTTTCCGACATTGTTTGAGAGTAAAAGACAAAGAGTAGTTAGATCTAACTGTGTCACAGTAACAATGATGTACCTCAGATCTCTTTGCTGGATCGTCTGCTGTTTGTGATtgatattaatgatattgacttTGGAATGACTAACAAAATAGTGAAGTGTGCAGATGATATAAAGATGTTTTAGTTGGCTAACTATATCATTGATACTGTAGACTTTCAGGGACACTTACATTATTTGATACATTGAGCTCAAACATGACAGATGGTGTTTATCTATCCAAAAGACAAGATAATGCATACAGGTTTACACAATTCAAATATTCCTTTTTACAATTGAAATCATTAAATCTttttataatcattaaatattgtgGTTGAAGATAAAGATCTTTGTGATTTAGAAATATCTTAAGCTAATTAATTGTGGCTAGCTACTAGGATTTGATTTAGCATATTGggtagaaatattgaatacaaaaaaaggtatattttattgtttttctgtataGATCCCTTGTAAGGTATTATTTACTGTACTGTGTTCAGGTTTGAAGTTTCTTCTTTAAGAAAGAATCATTCAATTATTTGTAGGTTCAAAGAAGAGCAACTGGGATGACACCTGAAATAATAGAACTTTTCTAGAAATCTTTAATTTCATGGCGACTtctaaacaaattcaaaattattttaataacaataggaatatgaaataaaattattttaataatatgtctAAAACgtgatttaaatgttttataatatatttaatttctacCCACAATCGAGCTTTCTCAAATATCTGGAGGTTTGCTAATATTAATGTATTCCTTTTTTAATTCGAACAATAACTTATTAACCTcgtttgatttatatatttgaGGAAGTACATAAAGGTACCCAATTCCTGAAGTTTTTCTGATAATAGTGATAAATTATCCTTTACTTGTTTTCAGTAACATAACataattcaatattttcacaaattaactatACTTAGGGGCTTATTTGTTGAACAGGTATAACTCTGATTTACCTTTTACTAATGATTCATTCTTATTTCAACCTTTACTTGTTTTTGATCACTTGTAATTAATCTGTACATGAACTTTATaacatagttttaatttttagtttaaaacggtacttgtttgttatttgttatagAATCTCAGTAAAACTATTTCCTGAAGAATGATATTTGAAGTAACAAAACCGGTagaataaattaagaaaagaagaaaaaaagttgtGACAAAAACCGCagaatttaaactgaatatttatgtttcttcTCACGGACCCGTGAAAGTTCATACAAAGTTTAGTGAACATCCATTAATAAGAAGTGAGGTAATTGTCAAAAAGTAGCCCATAAAAACCACcaaatgaaaatttgtttaaattcgtTCTCTGGAACAAATGAACATTCATAGCAATTTGGGTGAAAATCCACCTACAGCATGCGATGTAGTATCATAGATATACAACTGACAGTACTTTGGTTTGAATATCATGTAACTCTActatagggctatctgcgctagccgtccctaatttagtggtgtaagagtagagggaaagcagttcgTCATCACTagccaccgtcaacttttgggctactcttttaccaaagaatagtgggagtaaacgtaacattataatgcccccacgactgaaaaggcgagcatgtttggtacgactggaacttaacccgcgaccctcagcttacgagtcgcacgccttaacacgctaggccatgccaacattttaaataaataccacATACTTCGTTTCTTATGAAGCTAAACCCGTGTCCCTGTTCATCACTGTGATCTGTTCTTCAATTTTGTAGGttctacaatatttatttaatattttaatttcacctcAGGTATCAgtttaacattattcaaatatatatgtttaaatgtgtaggacaaatgttttacaaagacCGACtctgtaaatttatattttttgtagaatattttgttgttctttgacCCAGTGTAAAATCGTTTGCACGCATAAATCGTATTATAAACCTCACATTCATCAACTTCTGATACTTTAACTATTATAcatgtgaaaatattatttaactaagAACAGGTACAAAACGTTACACTACATTCTaagattttttaattatgttgcatATTATTGCTGATAATTCTTAGACATGTAGGAAGAAAACCTTTATCCAATGAACTttcgtattttttaaatttcttcatgataccatataaaatgtattataatgtatCATGTACAATCCATCAATGATACCAATATCATATCACCTATACTTGGCTACTGGTCTGaaagaaattacaatttttaaataaaagtcatGAGTGTAGATTCTCTGTGTTCTAAATACAAAAGTAGAAAAGACagattatttactgaaataatattaaaagataagTTCGAATAATCTACAAAGAACCAAATTTTATTAAGGTTGAACATTATCTTTAAAGTTTTCCATCCTTTTTCTGGACTTCTccatattatttgtaacaaatatagGAAGTCCCTTGCGTAATAGGGCAATTAGGTAATCTGTATATGCAATTTTACTCAAATTGTATTTtccatttaataaattaatcaaacttTAATTTCTAACAGTTCAATAAACAGCGTGCTTGCAATTACCTGCACGTTTAACATTTCAACAACAATACTCATAGTAAGTAAATACAGCTCTTGCAGCCGAAATATTGGTATGTATTTCATAATCGAATTTAGAACCAAATAGTATGTATTAAAGCATTCAAGATTATGTGTAATTCAGTTTGTCATttaaattatgattgtttgtacCAATTAAAAAAGCAATACCAAAAGATTAAATAGCAGTAGCATTGAAAACCTGTATCGTAAAATCAAAAAGTATATCGTTACTTGTTGAGGgtagtaagtaaataattaattaaaataaaacatagcttcgtatttaaacaaatataagatTTAGATCACCGATTAATaagcaaaacaaaatcaaaaacaataactaaataaatgtatCCAGACATTTCTTACCCTTAAAATCAACGTCTTATATAATCTACCACAAAAGATGctgtcaaaaaataaataaataagaaagaaaaccgtATTTTGTGCAgaaagtactttatttttacaagtacactatattacatttattatgtgGAACATCCATTTTAAATgcgatttatttttaattttatttattacttgacATTCAACAATAGCTCTAATTCTATCATTCATTCTTCATTGTTAACGTCGCGACGCCGTCTACCAGGTCCACCAGCGAAATTGGCAGCAGCTAATCCCATGAGATGTTTAGCAGCTTGGCTTCCAGAAAATCCACGGGACAATCCTAAGTCCAGTCCTCGCTTCTCACTAAATAATATCGGAATAAAAGATAATCAAAacatgttgtattgtttatttaacaacaaatcaGGGGCTAGATTCCCCTCGTTGAAATCAggaaatagcccaatgtggattactataagaaaacacatttaacaacaaaaaactgttcaACAGAACAGTATTACAGATAAATAGTGAATTTACTGTGTGATGTTTGCAGTTCATTACATTTTAGTCAAATATTTCCTAAATCAATTTACACgtataaggaaaatattttatacatccgaataatatttctttattaaactgaATAGTGAAAGAAAAATAGTTGTAGACCAGAAAGTCTTCGTTCTGAAAGCTGCTATGATTGTTCAGTGAAATATTTAGCTCTAGTTTACCTCTGTCTTcctttttctttcaatttcatcgaatattttaatatttattagtaataGAATGCAATAACAGTTTCTTAAGGCTTTTCGTTTTTTATAGATACTttttcttataatcaaataattataagtaCAGAGATTTCAAAacactaaataacaaatacagttttttaCGTACGTTTTACCGCTTTCAGAAGCGAGCAGACTCTCCACTACTCCGTTCAATACTCGCCTCACTTCATCAGGATGTTCAATTTCCAATAGAGCGCGTTGAAACCTAAAAGCATATTAGTCAATAATGTGAAAGAGAATTACCTCACATGAATAGTCAAAGATACATTTTGAACATGCAACTTTTTATTGAAGAATATATCtagataaaattacaaaaaaatcata from Tachypleus tridentatus isolate NWPU-2018 chromosome 1, ASM421037v1, whole genome shotgun sequence harbors:
- the LOC143232275 gene encoding uncharacterized protein LOC143232275 — encoded protein: MVKISVIVGFIIMFLLMSVLSASLPQYRFQRALLEIEHPDEVRRVLNGVVESLLASESGKTEKRGLDLGLSRGFSGSQAAKHLMGLAAANFAGGPGRRRRDVNNEECEKRGLDLGLSRGFSGSQAAKHLMGLAAANFAGGPGRRRRDVSNQE